The region TAAGGAATGATGTAGATTGATTGAACGTGATCTATCATGTTCTGTTATGAAAAACTATACATAGACTGTGATAtttgttttctgtttttgttATGATTATAGAAAGATTGGAGGGAAGCAGGCATAGTCAGCCCTGTTAAGAATCAAGGCCATTGCGGTTCTTGCTGGACTTTCAGGTTACTCTCCTGTCTAAATTTACGATCTTGCAACTTTTAAGCAAATTGGTGCTACTGAAATAATCTTAAATGTATTTGTAATCtcttaatttttgtttgttgtAGCACCACGGGATCCCTTGAGGCAGCCTATCACCAGGCTTTTGGAAAGGAAATCAGTTTGTCGGAGCAGCAACTTGTGGATTGTGCTGGAGCTTTTAATAACTTTGGCTGCAAGGGTGGATTGCCATCACAAGCATTTGAGTATATCAAATATAATGGGGGTCTTGAAACTGAGGCGGCATATCCATACATTGGAAACGATAGTACTTGCAAATTCTCAAAAGAGAATGTTGGAGTCCAAGTGCTCAGTTCTGTCAACATTACAGAGGTACTCATTTTCTCTAGACGTGCTCAAAGTTTCATTAAGCTGAACAAGGATGGAATAAGCAACTTTTGAATGTTCTGATGTGTTTGTGTTTGCTATTAATGGCATACGCTTGGTCTAATTTTAAAATGGTGGATTAAGACTAACCTCGGATATGATACAATGTGCAGTCTAATGCGCATCATATAATACAATTTGTTCTATGGAATTTTCAGACcccatatattatatatatcttgTCCATGACTCCATTATTAGATAATTATGCTGTTCTCATTGTGCTACCGGAAGACTATCCTTTTGTTTGCAGAGGACTTCATATCTTGCAATCTCGGTTTTTACCGGAGGAAATTGGTTTTAGATCAAGAGATGTATATTGTATCATGCATAATTTTCTGTGACTGCACATGCAGGGAGCTGAAGATGAATTGAAGGACGCGGTTGGACTTGTTCGTCCTGTGAGCATTGCTTTTGAGGTAGTGAAACCGTTCCGTCTTTACAAGAGTGGAGTTTTCACCAGCACCACTTGTGGCAATACTCCTCAGGTGAgtattaaaattaaagaaatttaaaacaacctttcacatttttaggatgTTTACTTCATATTTTGTAGGTGTATCCTATGAGGGTACCTTTAATATGAAATTACTTCAGTTAATTTTATAGCAAGATTTTCATAAATTGATATATATGAATTATCAATCTAATTAGACATCTTATTGCTTATCTTAACTGTACAAATGTAAATTAATCCTCTATGATCTACGACCCCTTCTTTAACATTCTGTATGTCGTACGGCAGGATGTGAACCATGCTGTTGTTGCAGTTGGTTATGGAGTAGAAAATGGTATCCCATATTGGCTCATTAAGAACTCCTGGGGTGCAGATTGGGGTGACCATGGTTACTTTAAGATGGAGTTGGGTAAAAACATGTGCGGTAAGCTCTCAAACCCTCGTCTAATTTCACTTTCACTCCAAATCAGACAGGATACAACCGATTTTTGAACTCGAATGGGTTACTTACATCCTGCTAGAACAGATTCTACACTGCACACTAGTCCTAATACATGTCTATTAAACTCAAGATTTTGCTCATCGTGATTCCGGTGATTTTAATGTAGGTATTGCAACTTGTGCATCATACCCGGTTGTTGCATAATCGAGATGTGGAGAAGTTTGAACTCGTAGACCGGTTGTGGTGTAAGACTTTAGTTTCAATCCAGCATGAAGTTAGAAGTGTATCCAAAGGGAAAGGCTATGGTATAATGATTATTATGATGGTTCAGGTTATAGAATAAAGGGCTTCATAATCTATTGTACAAAAGAAAAGATAGAAAGAACTCCTGTAAATTCAGCATTTGATTCTTGATTTGAATGGTGGATTATGAAAATTTTACATAAATGCATAATATGAAACTGGTGTTCTGCACCATAATATCTTGAATAGTTAATTACTATCACTTGGAAATTCATTGATTTTATAAGTGTTAGGGTggaaatgataattttatgaaatatggtaaaaaaaataacaattttgacTTTTAGAATGTCTTACTTACATGGACAATATATGCATTGTGGGTTATATGACAATATTCAAtatgaatattttaatttaatttttttacccgTGAAGTTTATAACCCAAATCGTGCAGGagctaatttattaatatatacatatatatatttaaagttatttCACGTATTCATTGTGTCATTTCTTTCAAACAACAAACCAATAAAATGAGAGAAATATtgagatttttaattattattatatgtttatttttattttactattttacataattgtatTGGTTTATTGTAAATAACACGTGTGTGAAATAATTTCTCAATTTCGTAACAAATTTGATAATTCCTTTTTGATTCAAATAACAATTTCCCCTTTAATTTGCAATTGATGGACaattaacatattttaattttatagtcaatttagaattaaacttaatttatgGGTCAATTAATCTCGTTTTTGTACATGATCCCAATGTGTGGTATTCTCACGGTAACAATTATTTTGTAAGTCGATAGAGTCA is a window of Mercurialis annua linkage group LG2, ddMerAnnu1.2, whole genome shotgun sequence DNA encoding:
- the LOC126667942 gene encoding thiol protease aleurain-like — encoded protein: MASTSNRVSLVSLALFLLFCITAGSTFDESNPIRSVSDRLREIETSVVRVVGYSRRALSFARFAHRHGKVYESEEEMKLRFAIFSESLDLIRSTNKKGLTYTLGVNEFADLTWQEFQKQKLGAAQNCSATSKGNHKLTGGVLPEYKDWREAGIVSPVKNQGHCGSCWTFSTTGSLEAAYHQAFGKEISLSEQQLVDCAGAFNNFGCKGGLPSQAFEYIKYNGGLETEAAYPYIGNDSTCKFSKENVGVQVLSSVNITEGAEDELKDAVGLVRPVSIAFEVVKPFRLYKSGVFTSTTCGNTPQDVNHAVVAVGYGVENGIPYWLIKNSWGADWGDHGYFKMELGKNMCGIATCASYPVVA